A window of the Cicer arietinum cultivar CDC Frontier isolate Library 1 chromosome 6, Cicar.CDCFrontier_v2.0, whole genome shotgun sequence genome harbors these coding sequences:
- the LOC101500680 gene encoding uncharacterized protein, giving the protein MKVIFLLQVFLLMISGSQAISNEDFNLNFTSDDKTLIHSNEQAHELLGNLYGNGNIEVSTRLNHKVVYEESKNEQKHELSVTIRKGGGGGRGGGGGRGRGFGGRAGGIGVGVIGGGVGAGIAGGALDHHNHSHNSGTSLFAGPYCWVITFISCEPMKT; this is encoded by the exons ATGAAGgtaatttttcttcttcaagtGTTCCTATTGATGATTTCAGGTTCTCAAGCTATATCTAATGAAGATTTCAATCTCAATTTCACTTCAGATGATAAAACCCTAATCCACAGCAATGAACAAGCTCATGAGCTTCTAG GAAACTTATATGGAAATGGAAACATTGAAGTCTCCACAAGGTTGAACCACAAAGTTGTTTATGAGGAAAGTAAAAATGAACAGAAACATGAACTATCAGTTACTATAAGAAAGGGAGGAGGCGGAGGAAGGGGAGGAGGCGGAGGAAGGGGAAGAGGATTCGGAGGAAGGGCAGGAGGAATTGGTGTTGGAGTTATCGGCGGTGGAGTGGGCGCTGGAATTGCCGGCGGAGCACTCGACCATCACAATCACTCTCATAATTCTGGAACGTCATTATTTGCAGGACCTTATTGTTGGGtcataacatttatttcatGT GAACCTATGAAAACATAA